The following DNA comes from Carassius auratus strain Wakin chromosome 46, ASM336829v1, whole genome shotgun sequence.
TCTTTATTTTCCAATTCAGAGGCCACCTTGGGAGCATTTTCCTCATTCGAACCCACCACCATACCCAACTGCCCCTGTTTGTCACAGTGCAGTCCTGACCCGTCCTGGAATGGAGCAGTGGGGGACAGTTCAGTGGGACATGATAACAAAAATGTAAGTTTCTGATACTTCTGATATTTTCAGCGTTTAGAATGCAGAATGTAGTGAAAGCAAAGTTCCGGTGATTCATTCATGTATGGTAAAAGAGTGAAATGACTCACACCTGAATCACAAAGCGGCATGAGGAGTGAGTCAGTGCTGTAGTATTTGTGTGGGACTCAGATGGATGGATCATGTTGTCATTCGTGCCAATTGATGAGTAACAGGAACAGCATATTTGGAATCGGATAGAATTGCATAGTATATTTTCTTGATATCAGCCATAAGATGGCAGCACAATCACTCTTTTAGACTGAAGCTTGGTTCTTAAATGAAAATTTGGAATTGCCTTGCTAACACCTAACACCTCGGCCTTTATAGATGTCCTCTGAGGAACTTGACAGGATAAGGATCCGCAGGGAAAGGAACAGAGTAGCAGCTGCCAGGTGTCGGGACCGTCGTCGGATGCTTATAGACACATTACAGAATGTAAGATTAGTACTTATTTGTGCTATAGACCATGTTTAGCCTTTATGTCCTGAGCTTTTGCTTTTTCTTCCAGGAGACGGAGCATTTGGAACATGTGAAGACACAACTAGAGGAAGAGATCGCTACtcttgaaagagagagagagaggctggagTTGGTTTTTGAGGCACACATGCCCATCTGCAAGTTAAATAATGACCCAAACCCAGAATAATTACTGATGCTGGTCATGTTTAGTGCTGAGTCTGCTGGTTCAGATCAGCTGTgaattatataacataataagCCTATATTTGCTATAGTAAGTAAAATGTTTCATTGTATTTCAGGGATACCTTGAGGATTATTATCTTGCATGCACAATTCGTTTGACTTGTTTTCATAATAAACCACAATTTCAAATGTCTTTGTTACTCTGTCAAATGTTTTTGGTGTAGCCACAGGTGTGGAGCTTCGTTGGGTGCCAGctctattatttgtttattatttagctAATATCAAATGCTGTAGAATCAAgtatgttgtgaaatatttttacaatttaaattaattgttttctttttaaaatgtatttagaattatttctgtACAAAGTTGAACTTTCAAcagccatttctccagttttcagtgtttttcagAAATGATTGCAAAACTgtggctcaagaaacatttagttTGTGTGGGTTGGGGGGTTGCTACATCTTTTTCTgcattctttgattaacagacaaTTTAAAGGAACAACACGTCATTTATCTGAATCAGTCCTtgcttaattaaattacatatctttacacatttcaccccaaacttttgaacagtagtatacagctaataaaaatgtgtgaattATATCATATTTCATAAATACCATAAATTACATTCACAAGATCACAATTttatatattagtaaaataaataaatcactgaatCATATAATTATTCCAACACCAACAGATGCTCCACTTTAAcattacaacaaataataacTTGGAATGATATTTAGGGAGGAAATCAATACCCAagcaaatgtatgtgtatttttaaaacagattatttaaaTTACCTAAAATGCCTTAATACACGTTCTCTTTGTCTGTAATTGTAAGTTTAGCTTGAGTAAAGTCAGATCCAGAAACATTacgcaaaataaaaataatgtatgcaTTAATTTTTGCGTTTTTCTCCACAATTAGTTTATACAATTTAGTTTTGGTTTCAACTTTGTGCTTTGTTTATTccttaccagcaggtggcagtcaCACACTCAATAGCGCCGCATGAACACTCTGTGGACTGTGGTGAAACCAGATACTGCATCCAGGCGATTTTGAGGAGTTTGACAGCTTGTTTGACTACAGTATCAGTCAGCGTTCATCGATAATCCTGGAATTATTTGTTTCGTGCTACAGCATAAAAGATCTGCACCTGCGCGTTTGGAAGTGTATCTACGCAATAAGTTCAGCTTTCAGATGCGTCCTAGAGAGAGATACAGGCTCCACTTTCTGCTGCGTTCTGCCGAGAGCTAGCTGCTCCTCTGACTGAGAGCTTTTCAAAGCAAAACATACATAAAACGTTAAGTTTTCACTTTTCATCATCACTTTGACGTCATCCGTCTCAGAATAAGCAGGTTCTCGTGTatcattttgctttttaaatctCTGCACATCTTGTAAAAACACCTAGAAGTTCATAAACAGTTTATCACAACAGTTATCATTTTATAAGATTGCATTTGTTGTTGCAAATCAAAGTTGCTGTGACCACTGTATGTATGGCAAATTATTTTCAACatgttcatgttaaaaaaaagcaattaatgtttttaatacataattttacatattattgtttatgcttttaaagaaaatgtctATGGAGTTAGATGTGTTTGTGGGGAACACTACTGTCCTGGATCAAGACGTGTACCAACTGTGGTTGGACGGACACACAGGTTAATAAAGTGCTTTCTAAATGTTGCATGAGTATACACACTTGGTGCAtgcttttttgtctgtttttgtttaacaGTTTTGGTAATGATATAGTCTCAGATGTAGTGAAGATACAGATGGAAGCAGGTGCCTTGCAGGAGTGTGAAGCCAATGCAGAAGTTCTGCACAGCGACACCACGGACCAGTTCAGAACATATCAGATGTGTGAGCGGCTCCTCCAGTCCCCTTCCAAAGTGACCAATCAGCTTCTGTTCCAGATCCCTCCTCACCGTTGAACCATGCTCATTGAGAGGTCTGTGGCCGTACTAGGTTGcattatgttttataatgttgTTGCTTTTTAGGTTTAGTAGTTAGAGCATCCTCACTGTTTTGCTgagcttgtttgtttgttgccACATTTGTCCTCTAGGTACTATGAGTTTTATAGTGTGTTTGCCAGGGAGGTGCTGGGTAAGAAACTCTCCAAAGGGACCAAAAAAGACTTGGAAGACATCAGTTTTAAGACTGGGATTGCACTCAAAAGCTGTTTTCGACAGGTGCCGCAGACACTTTGACCTCTCATATTTCTGAATGCCTCACAAAGAAAGAATGATATTGCATGATcagcaatgctgttttacagaaaTGTTGTCAGAGTACAAtccttataaataataataataattattattatatttgtttccAAATATATTGTCAGTGCACAatacttaaatattatataattgtgagtgttattataaaaataattcattgttattataaaattgttgttattacttatttattgacatgttattaatttaaatttccaTAGACAATACttagaaatattaaattatagtacttattatttgatttttttccacACATATTTTCTTAACAAATGTGTTGTTCGTGTGCGACACTTAGAAATATTGAATTATaatagttgtttttattattttagtactaATTTAATAACAGAAATGTTGTCAGTGTACAATACttacaaatatgaaataatgatgattattactatattcacatttatataaataaatgttgtcagcatatagtatttataaatattaaatattatttgttattttattcacttatttatttacataatgttgCCAGTGtacactacttttaaatgttaaataatagtgTTATTAAATTTTGTAATTAGATGAATATTTATTCTTTCATACATTCAAAATCCAGATGATAATCAAGgaaattttggtaacactttacaatacggGTGCCgaatatgcattaaataatgcttaactaatgcacAGTTAATCatcagttcatatataatatataaagtaaagGTATCATTATGTTATGACTTTACTTGTTGAGGCACATAACTATTAACTAATTGTTAAGTAATATGTCATTGTGGTTATGGATTTTGAATTAGTTAGTTATGTGCCTCAACGAGTGAAGTCGTAACATGATACTTTTGCAAATGATTGGctaatgattaattaaagcagACAACTGGGAGCTGAAATGCATGCTTCAACCCATTGTGGTAATTAACATATTAATTTAAACTATTAGttaatattatatgttattaAGGAATTAAAACATTATAACACATTTAACTAAGAGAAGTTTATTGATTTCTTAATCTATGAATCATATAGAATGTTTATTTGTTGCAGCTgcagtaattattaataaattatatttatattatatatatataattatacattaacaTTTGATTTTCTATGCATTAGTTAAGCATGCATTAATTCATATTAGTGCCACAGTTTAATTAATCATTACCGAAATGTTTAACCTCCCTCCCTCTGTTTTAACTTCTCTACCATTTTCTCAGTTTGACAATTTCAAGCGTGTGTTTAAAGTGGTGGAAGAGCTAAAAGGTCACCTGGTGGAGAACATACAGCGTAATTTTCTCCTGTCTGATGTTCTGGCAAGGTGAGACTTTCACACATGTGGCCAAATGAAGCATATTGCTAGTGGTAAAGAGCAGCTGTCCCACCTGTTGAAACTGTGACTATTTCTAACTTTCCAGTTCATTGGATGTAAATCTGAGCCAATCATAATATTTCATACCTGTTCTTGTAATAAAGATGATTTATATGAGGTTAGGCTCTTCAGTACTGTAAATGTGCTATTGTGACTTAATGCAACCAGCTTAGTTATAATTAAActtacttaaattaaaacttatgTTTCTGCTGTGTTCATCTTCTTACTGTTTTGTTTGATCTCTCTCCTCCATTCATCTTTCTCCTCATACACTCTCTTCTGTTCCTGGCACGCTTTTCACACTCTCTGCTGTCCTCTCACTGACTCAGCCATGTCTCTCTGCAGGGACTATGCTGCCATTTTGTTCTTTGCTAACAGCCGTTTTGAGACAGGGAAGAGAAAGCTACAATACTTGTCTTTCCAGGACTTTGCCTTTTGTGCTGGTCAGCTCATCAGCTACTGGACCGTGGGGGCAGTTGGTAAGATGTttaccttaaagggttagttcacccagaaatgaaaatgatgtcattaataactcaccctcatgtcgttccaaaccagtaagacctccgtttatcttcggaacacagtttaagatattttagatttagtccgagagctctcagtccctccattgaaaatgtatgtacggtatactgtccatgtacagaaaggtaataaaaacatggtagcactttattttacagtcctgttccccatgtacatgctatgtacttattatagtaattacaataaccatGTAACAACTAGGTACTGACCCTGaacctaccctaaacctaacccatgtagttaccttgaaTCGCCAGAACTtacttagataaatacactgtaagtacactataagtgtaaaataaagtgcaaccaaaaacagaaaaactaaaccgcataactgtgacaaaactgaaaagctttttttaaagtataacttgcaaacacgtttgaaaagccagaagtaaacatcagttctctataggattattatttttcttttaccttaaaaataccttaatttgatttaaaaatcacctggtgtagcacactgaaaaaaagtgtttcattcatccaatgaaaaaatttagggtaatgattcacatctatattttttaagttgagcaaatagttatttttcattggctcaagtaaaaaaaaatatagatttttttaaaatttctttaaattctttgcatctttgttttattcgcaccaacattatttgattttaacattttgaaataatttatttatatagcatactttttttattctcattggtaaagcattaatttaaaaccaaatttaaaaactaaaatactgaatgctgattaagaaacattgtgttgattgtgttgtttggctTGTACAACTATGCAGTTATTGTCTTTAATTTcacagttctatgtagtttcaacccaagtcaaatacaaaagctaaatgctgatgtctgtaccatctatgtttgtattgaatttaAGCTACTTACTGCgcagttactgccgttaatttcagatggttacagttattgtttccAACAGctaaaagccagtttggcctattaaataccaaataaacatcttgtttatgcatactttccttatatcttgtttgttgcttaaaaaaaaaaattagaaatcgGTATCGGAAAAAAGTCAGTTcagtgtgtcagtctgcttcgtgctgtatcacgcatgcgcagtatcatcagctcctcggttctcgaatcagacgcatccgacagaaacggttctcggttcagtgtacaggtgatccgaaaaccgatgaaaccggttcttgactcgagaacgagtcactcgttcgttcgttatctggctcggctctgtgttcatcttcacttctctcagagggagtgtctgccacattaaaaaaagttaacagcttaagtcatttgtggattaatgcgtattggagacacgaaccgtttaaaacgattcagttctgTCATGTGGAGGGTAGAGATGAACTCAAATCGCAGACAGGAAGTACAACACAACGGTTTATTCaagacaaaaaggggaaaacaaaacccacgagggggaaaacaatgactaaggcagagactaaataactaaacaagactgggttgacacgataaacaacgactctaaacactaaactaaacccTGGGTGGTGTGGGGTGGGGAGTGGTCTCTGGACAACTGACAACATCAGAGGACATGGCAGGAGAAATCACAGGACacgggacaacatctactggatacgggacaacatctactggacacatGACAACATCAGTGGAGACAGAAACTGGCTCAGGAACCCcgctcactgcggctggctcgggatcagtgctcactgcggctggctcgggatctctggggacagggtctggggacaagacaggactggcagGGACTTCTAAAATCTGAACAAGATGTGACAAATAATCAGACAGAGTCTTGGCAGCAATAATAACAGGCATCTCTTTACGAGCCGAGACAGACTGCAACAACGcttctgctgcagagtcggccgcggctctctcctcagcCCTCACGACTGCTGACTTGGACACCGTTCTCTCAATTGCTGGTACAGGATCAACgttcaccgctgctggctcgggaacgccagcgctcaccgctgctggctcggggacGCCAGTGCTCACCGCTGCTAACTCGGGAGGCATCGCTGACTCAGGAGGAGACCGAGACGCAGGACCAGaagaccccttcttcctcctctttctccttgCCTGCGGTGCAGAGGTCACAGCTGGGTCTGAGACTGGTTGAGGAGGTTCAGTCTCCGGCAGGGCTGACTCCGTCGCCGAGGACTCCGAAGCAGACTCCCACGAGAACCGTCTCCCATGCTTCCTGGGGAGACTGATGGGTGTGGGAGGCGCCTCAGGATTCAGAGAGGGAtttgcctgatcccccagtgtTGTAACAGCCAGGAGACGACCCTCTGGGATCACTGGCAGCTGGGTAGATGGTGGGGGACCTctgcggctcctcctgggagaaacTGTCCCACAGCCGGACATAGTTTTTAAGACATTCTGTCTGCTGAGCTCCTtgttggtcggttcattctgtcatgTGGAGGGTAGGGATGAACTCAAATCACAGACAGGAAGTACAACAAAACGGTTTATTCaagacaaaaaggggaaaacaaaacccacgagggggaaaacaatgactaaggcagagactaaataactaaacaagaCTGGGTTGACACGATAAACAACGACTCTAAAcactagaacactaactacaaacaaaacaCTCACGGGTAACACAACGACTTCTTCTAGGGGTAACAATGATACAATATCTCACAAGCTAACAATCACAGGAACCATGTAGAAACATATAtagaaacaatgaaccgacaaaagacagagcacactaggggatataaataggaaaactaatcaagacacaacaggtggcacaggtaaggcaatcacgacaactaGTATagcaaggggggcggggcaagggaacgagacaacacaagcacatggcccaaagacaaggccatgtgcttgtacacaaaacacgggtctgtcatgatcctgcctcaagactagaggaaagtcaggacatgaaggcagaatcataaCAAGTtccatttggtgaactggttcaaaaagatccggttacatcgagtgattcgttcgcgaaccggatatcactaaactgaagtgttttgaatgcactcacaacagacacggaagagaagacaatgctcacatactcacatacacacaccaaaGATTTCCGAGATCTGTTCATCGACCTTGTGGAGAAGGTAATGCACTGTCACTGTAGATAAACTGCATACCATGAGGTGATCTCTGAATAGTCCCAGGTCAAGTGTGACAGAATGATTATCGGGTCTTCTTTCAGTTCATTGAACCATGCCGGTCAGATAAATGGACAATCGGAGACCTCAGACTTTTCCTAAAGCACTACATCAGCTCTGTACACACGCTTGAGGCTTTCAGGttaatatatatgcatttatgtgtgGTTGTGTTCTCTTTCTCATTCtaaacaacaactacaaaaacatttaattaatggaTGACAGGTTTTTTTATCCACAGGCATCAAGTAATATGGGACAGATACATGGATGTCATCAAAGCTGCATCTTGAAAATGTACCATGACTAGAACATGTTCCCAATTAGATTGACAAAATTTTTCTTCAAACCTTAAAAAAGCTAGTCGCCCTCTTGTTTGTAAATGTTGATACCTCAGCTCCTACAGTATTCTTGTACATTTGGTTtaacatgagtaaaaaaaaaaaaaaaaaaaaaagagagaaaaaaagtgtaatcTACAAATCTGCCTTAATTGTTTGTAAAAGTGCTCGTTAGGAATTTCCTTACTAACTTAATATTCAGggcaataaaaaagttttttattggcatttatggatccatgaagaacctttagcaTCCATGGAACCTCTCCATTGCACTTAAGGTTCCTTATAGTGAAAAAAAGTTtccataaattattaaaatgttcttcactctaagaaatggttcttttaaaggaatttttcacccaaaaataaaaatgtgctgaaaatataCTAACCTTCAGGCCATTCTAgatgtagattaatttgtttctaCATCTGAACGTATTTCTACACCTGTTCAGATTTGAAATTTgagtgtagcattgcatcactcgaTCAGCAGTGGACTTTCtacaatgaatgggtgccgtcggaaaaCAGTAATCCACCAGTAATCCACATGAgaagtctataatccataataacacttgctccagtgaaaaagtccatcccctgttctCTCACATCagatccactgacatatttgttttggactgttttcactcataaacagtgcttgatctgtgcatatttctctcctgattcagatgggataactttttttccccttagAAAAGCAGTTTAATAGAGGATTTTTGAACATGATTTGAAGTTTACAACATCTTAAGgaatttactattaaaaaaaacgtCGTTTTTCGCTTTACAAGACATGAATTGATAGACTACAGTTttgtgcattattgtgatgtgtttatcagctgtttggactctcattctgatggcagcgattcactgcagaggatccattttcaatttttgggtgaactattcctttaagaactgttcactgaaaggttctttgggggaACCCAGCAaaagttcttctatggcattgctgtgaaaacccacttttgaaacctttattttcaagagtgtaTAGGAGGGTAATTATCTCAAAGTGTGCTTCAGTGTTTTCCCGCAGTGAAGCAGCGACGTGTTTGTGAGCTCAGCGGGTGTGGGTCAGCAGCAGGGGGCTACAGTTGGCTGGTCAGCTCTGAAGTGGATAGATGAGGAGACACTTTTACTACCTTATAAAAGGCCAGACCTAAGACAGCTGTCACCCCCTACAAATGGTCATGGAAAAGTCCTCAGAATTTCTGCAGAAGAGTCCTCATGGGAACTTTCCCTGCTGTTTCTGAAAGTAGGCTATCTCTGTCGTTTCCATCAAAGCCATTGTCTTAATGGTGCTCAAACCTTTGTGTAATGAAGACGCATGATGTCCCTGGCACCGGGTAGTGTTTTACAGTTAAATTGGGAGGCCTTCCCTCCTTTTTTACCCTGTTAATTTGTGTCTGCATTCCTTTTCGACATCCCCCAGTAAATATCCAGCAGTGTCAGATACAAGCAAGCTCCGCCAGGATGAAAGTTAATAAGGCAAAGTGTATTAAAAATGGGAAGTAATTAAGGCCTATGAATTGCACAGGTTTTGCCTAATATAACCCAGATGGATCATTTGAGGGGTTTTTTTCCTTCTGTGAGTGATGGATTTGGGATTTGGTCAGGAAACTATGAATTTGAATCCTTGGGGCCTGGAGGAAAAACAAGGCAGGAGGGTGAAGGGTGGCTGAGATGCATGGGTCGTTCAGGAGTGGGTGGAGGGAAAAAAGTGGGCTGTCCTAACCTCCTTTCTATAGCATTGCACCTTTCCTCACATTTGCAATACACTTTCAAACAGCCATCACTGCCCAGGTCCTGTCTGCTGTCACAGAGCTCTAAAAGCAGTCTTCTAAAcgcagagggagagagaaatcAATAGGCACAGAGACAGAAGAACGAAACAACTTCTGCTGGACAGACTTCAGAAAGTGAGTTTCAAACCATCTGTTTTTGACTCCTGGGCATTTGCAGTTTGTAAAATTGAGCATAGCAATACATAAGCCAAGTGAGATTATTTAAGCATACTTGGAGAGAAAGACATTTGATAAAGCGTGcatgagaaatttagcatttgtCATTCCAGGATTTAAAGCTCACTGTTTCCTTCAGTTTCCTTCCTTTAAAGCTCACTGTCATGAAATGAATGACAGAAATTTAGTCGATGCTTTCTAATCATGCTTAGATGTTACAGAATTGTTCAGTTTGAATTGAATACAGTTGTAGTTAATGACTACAGACATGACTTGTTTTTTGGACGAATCTGAGTTCATGGAATTGCTTGTGTCATATCCTGTAGAGGATACAGTTCAGATACTGGCCCATGTATTTGTCTCTTACACAGGCCAACTCTGCTGCTCCAGAACAATCAGTAGAGAAAGTCCCTAGAAATCAGTACTAAGTCATGTCAGTGTATTTACAGAGGACATCTAAAAACAACAAGTGATGTACAAGAGCAATTAAAACGGTATCATGCATTTAACTATAAAAGTGAACAAAGCTTAAAATAAACTCTCAAAACTATAGAGTTAAGATcatctttaatctttaatcttgAAATGTGAGTGTAGGCAGAAGTAGATTTAATGAGAGTCCAGGAGCGATAATGAGGGCTGAGGAGGTCTATGATTTGTTTTACAGCTATAAAAGCAAATAATGAGGtcttaaaataaattcttaacTGTAGGAAAGAGAGGCCAGAACAGGTTAAATACTGTTCTAGCAGCAGCATTATGGACAGTATAAAGTCtcatgctacactgtaaaaagttgtaACTTGAAATGATTACCTCAAAGAGTTATTTTTATCCAGATTTAACCcataattttattagtttgtatGAACTGTGTATTGAGTTGATTATGTGAtgttaaatatattgtattttacatgACCTAAGccagttaatttaaatgttactttgtgtgtgtgtgtgtacagtgtagTCAGTAGTCAGGAAAGGATGGAGGTAGTAGGTGTGAATAACTATCTCCAGATCGCTGAATGTGAGGAATGGAAAATCCGTCATGCAATATCTGATTATATGCACCAACTTGCCTTGTTTCCAAGAACTGCTTAGATGGCAAGATCAAATTCACTGCACAGAATCCCAAACTTACATTTAACACTTATCATATATGCCATggagtaatatatgttaaaaaattaTAACCATATTAATGTAAACCTAATCTCACTCTGATAAAAAGAGTGCATTTCCATGATGGTTCAGGCAGGTTTATGctggaaaaagtttttttattttgttttacatacattaattaatgtattattagtaAGCATGAATTGAGTATTagacaaaattacattaaaattaaattaataaattaaaatttacctAGATCTGTGTATAGTATcaatgatatatagtttttattaatgttttgaattagtcATACATCtagtattcattaatatttattggTTTAGTTagtagtacatcaagttaaataaaaaatgaagttgtTATATGGCAAATAGatgaaacaaaatatgtttaagtttttatatattttatttcagataaactttattttatttaaagtactgtaacaaaaatgttttttttaatggttttagacTTAGAAACTCTGACTAATTAACTAATTCATTAGTTTACTAGTTCTATTAGTAAATAGAAACTCTTAAATGCTACTGTATAAAAACACTAAACTTTATTGTATGTGTAAATTGTTAAACTAGTTATAATCCTAGTGATGACACCAGCAAACCAATATCCAAAACCAAACATATGAAGGTGATGAGTAATGCTGGCCTTTTCAACGGGGCACTGTCACTGCTTCCAAATGTGCATTTGTGTACTATTCCTGTTAGCACGTTTATTTGCAGTTACCTTTGTTGTTCTATTTTTACAAGGTCTCACCCCCACCTGTCTGCTGCCCCCTCCTTATTTTCATAGAGGAGACGAAGGGGACTGAACAGACCCATTTGCACGCCTGTTCTCTCTCTTATTGTTCTCTTTGGTGTGAGAGTGTGCTTTA
Coding sequences within:
- the LOC113063964 gene encoding proto-oncogene c-Fos produces the protein MNSKKYGSGLITMNRNEGRESYYRLHDSQFSPAWMDPENSTALPNLTEDTTSSPYLDVITSSPDLQWLLQSSLFSNSEATLGAFSSFEPTTIPNCPCLSQCSPDPSWNGAVGDSSVGHDNKNMSSEELDRIRIRRERNRVAAARCRDRRRMLIDTLQNTEHLEHVKTQLEEEIATLERERERLELVFEAHMPICKLNNDPNPE